The following is a genomic window from Elaeis guineensis isolate ETL-2024a chromosome 10, EG11, whole genome shotgun sequence.
tataaaattaaatcaatttataTAGTTTAAGTATTTTACTATATCTTTAATACCAAGTTATAGAAAAACTTTGTATCTCAACTTTTTAATTgtaatcataatcagcaatacatatattaaattatttatttatttatttattggtgATATAATTTATCTAGTAGATACATATTCATGTTAAAGAACTTTGTGAACCTCCGAATTCCACGTTTAAGTCTATTTGAAGTATATTGCAACTTTTGGTATGTGGTCCATGATTTAGTGATGAACTAAAACTTAGATGAATTTTTTACAATGTGAATAATACAAAATGATTTATTCACAATCTTTATTTCTTACAATTTACTAGGGAAAAGACCATGAAAATAATGTAAGCTAACAACCCATGTGCTATATGTACATAAATCACCAATGAAAGCACAAAGCTCTGAAGTTCTCCAAAGATTCTTCCATCCTAAGGTCAAGAAGAATATCCATCTTGGTATGGCCTCAATGGGTTCCAACATGTCAGTCCAAACACACTACTAGATATTTCTTTTGCAAAGTAATACCTTGTTAATGTATctccatatttttaaattagCCATGCCCATAGCAACATCAATAAGATAAGCCTCACCTAAAAGCAGGGCCGGTCCTGACATTTTTTAGACCTAGGGCTAAATGAAAAAATGAAaccttctctattaaaaattaacatactttaaatattaattatcattgaaaaattaatctacgtgcaataattttctatagatatattcgttaaacAGTGTATAAAATCCAacattaacctatttaattattttttttgttataatattgtagaaagccatccttgcatcctattggaacatcaatacaaggtctaggcctggggcctggggcggtcgctCAGTTTGACCTGCCCCAGGACTGGCCCTGCCTAAAAGCATGATCCCCATGAGCTAAATGACAAACATCATGATCCCCAATAAGATAAACTTTCTAACCTGATTCAATCCCTTTTAGATTTTGTCTGAAGCCAAATCTAATCAAGCCACTGGACGCACAACCCAGAACCCACTCAGATTAAACCAGAACCAAGTTATACTAGATCCAGACCTAAACTAAATTGGATCCAATATTGGACTAATAGGTTCATACTAGGTCAAAATTCAAACAATTTTTTGCCGAGAGCTAGCCCATGTTGGCCTAATCCAAGCAACCCTAGCTACACCTACTAGGAAAAATTGGCATCCAAACATCCTCCTATGGCCTACGCTCGACACAATCCAGCCGACTGGAACCCACGGGCGCAACATTAATTTAGACCCAGTCCTACTTTCTTTCTAAAAGAATTAAAgtattttaaagaaatttaaaaataagatgAGGTTTAAAATGTAAgaaaatctaaaattatctttgttaaggACTAATCCGAAAAATCCCATCCAATCCAATGCCACGACCGTACTCGTTGCAGCGTTCGAAACCACGAAACCGGCTCCCGCCCTCTCAACCATAGAAGCCTGAgagggaaaaaaaatatatatataaaaaagaaagaggaaaaggaGATTTAAGAAAATGGCCTTTTTTCTTCCCAAAATCTCGTCCTCTCCCCTCCTTCCTCACCCCTGCGCTTCCCAAAATACCCCTCCGAggcccttcctctcttcttctcctctcacCAATCTCGAGCCCCCGCCCCTCCGCGATGCCACGCGCGAGAAGCCCCCGGCGCTGCACGGCAAGCCCCCCGCCGCGTTGCACGAAACCAGGAAGAAGAGCGAGAAGAACAGCGATAAGGACGAGTTCTATCTAAACCTTGGCCTCGCCGTCCGCACCCTCCGCGACGATCTCCCTTCCCTCTTCTCCAAAGACCTCAACTACGACATCTACCGGTATAAACCCTAGCGTTCGATCTGCTACTACGCCTAAAGTTACGATCTTTACCCCTTTTCCTGATTTTTCAGGGATGATATCACCTTCATCGATCCACTCAATACCTTTCACGGGATTGAGAACTATAAATTGATCTTCTGGGCGCTCCGATTGCATGGCCGGATATTATTTCGGGAGATTGGGTTGAAGATTTCTCGGGTTTGGCAGCTGTCGGAGAACATGATCTTGATCCGGTGGGAGCTGCAGGGAGTCCCCCGGGTGCCGTGGGAGGCGAGGGGAAGATTCCAGGGGACGTCGAGGTATCGATTGGATCGGAATGGGAAGATATATGAGCATAAAGTTGACAACTTGGCGTTCAATTTCCCCCGGGTGGCGGTCAGGACGGTGACCGTGATGGATTTGGTGGCTGGCACATGCCCACCGAGTCCCAATTTGACGTTTTTGGGGGAGGAGGTGGAGGGTTCTGGTGTTTTGAGGCCATGCTCGTGGATGAAGCTTTATCAGGCGGTGAGGGGGACTCTGGAGCAAGAGGAGCAAGGTTTGTTTGGGATTGGTATCGAGGGTTTTGTCACTTGTTCATAGCTTGGGCATTGGAAGAAAGCTAGTGGTGTATATATGAAGTGAAGGAAATGTTACGGTGAGTTCTCATGATATCAAAATGTATTATATTGAGAAATCTATGTGATATAGGACCTCTGAGTTGGGAACTTGCCTGTCTGATTTAATAACACAATAATACAAGCTTACACGTTTACATGGGAAATATATCTCCTTGTATGATTCATCTTCCCTTTTCATGGTGTTTCTAACTTTGTGTACTGGTCTTATCATTATTAGCTCAATTTTATGGCTAATATAGAAATATTTTTTGCTTTTACAACTTTTTGAGTGGTTTATTATGTGAAGTATTCTAATTTATTAAGTTTGGAATGAAGAAATTGTTCTTTATTCATCTCATGCAAAAATTAATGGTGCTGGATGAGTTTTTGCTTTTGTTTGATCTTTATAAGGACTTCTTGCCTCAGTTTCCATTCAAAATTGTAGGCCAACACTATAAATCCATTTGACTAGAGCTAGTAAAATTTTCAGAAGCAGCAAGCTTCTTATCTTTCCTTGAAAATAGTTATCCTCCTCCTTTCATAAGCTAAAAGACATTGCAAATTGAATTGGAAAAATTTAGTCTGTAATTTATCTCTTATTCCAACTTTTTAGGAAGTCTATCATGAAGGTGGGAAAAGTAATGACCACTCTGATTTACCTCAAGGAAGAACCTTTTTCATATGAAATGTTGATTTTGAACAAAGCTCCATATTTTGCAAACATGGTAGTTGTTAAAGGAGTCTAACTTGTCTCCATATTGCATAATTCTTATGGGAATATTCTGAGACTGGATTATTGGTGattgtggcttttttttttttttgctatgtcAGAAGTAATCATTTAGTAGACCATTTTAGAGGCCATATATGTAGGATTGGTTTATGTTGTTATCTTTCAGCCTAACTGATCACATATAGAAGTGAACTAATTAGAATTGTGAATCGCTAAATGTTGAAGCAAGTTTCAGAAATTTAATTTGGTTTTGGCTGAACTAACGAAGCTTCAGTTTTGTCAGATTTGGTAATGGTTCCAAATCTATATAGAATGTGAAGCTCATAATGTTTCAGGCAATTTTGACTAGATTTGGAATCACTTGAAACAAACTAAAGCATTTAGTATACAGCCAGTGTGAATGTTAGCTGAGCCTGAAAGATAAAACCTGACACAGAACTGTCAATATTATGGCCAACATAGGAGCAAAGATCGAACACACGTTTATTTTGTTGATATTTAATAAGGCAGAGACATTGAGTAACAAATCAAGTGCATGAGGGTTTAGATTGTGGTTGATTGTGGCATTTAATGCAATGTGTACCCTTCATGTATCAACTAATGGACTCTTACAATGTCAAATTGAATATTTGCTTCTGTTTTCTGGTTTTTTACATCTAAAATATACTTGTTTTTGGAGCCTTTGCTTATTGGATGATGTTGTCTAGTTCTCTTCCACCATTTCAACACATATCCTTGCAACATCTATGACTCAAATGGGATAATATATTTTGTCTTCCTGTTTATTTGTTTAGTTgtcttctcattttttctttttctttttctttttttttttcactaataTTGTAATTTTGATTGGAATATTCAATAGGAAAACAGTAGTGGACTTGTTAAGGGCTTCTGATCTTCTATTGCACTATGTTTAAGCACAAAAGAAGATGACATGGAAATGCAGATTTAGCAATTGAAGAAGTTGATCTGAAGGGGAGACAAGACTGGAGAAGCACTGACAGAAATTTAAGGATTTAGAGAAGAGAAGCTTTTAGCCACAAAAGTTTTCTCCTTTGTTAGAGCTTTTCTCATATCTTGAAGGATGATGCTACGTATATTCTTGTATATTCTATCATAATGAAGCTTATATGTGTTGACCAAACCGTAATTCTTGAGGAGGAGGCCCATGATATAGGGTCCTGCAAGGTAATTATGAAAATCTTGTCTAGGATGTTGTGATCGTGTTTAGTGGTAAATTAAAGCAAAGCGAAGGCATGTAACAATGTTGATCTTCTGGGCCGTAATAGAGGGGATGGGTGttgaatttggtgaagtaatTGGATTTAGTGTTTAGCATTCTCTTGTGGTTTTTCCGATTAGTTAACTGATTTTTCTGAAGTGTTAAGATGATCTAGGAAGGATTTGATAATTATTTTATGTTGGAATATGTGGGGACTATTTTCCTGTGGTGATGTTGCATTACTATCTAATGGAAATTTTTGTTGATATTGGTGGAGCTTATGTTCGATTTAGTTGATCTCTATTAAATGCTTTACCTATGGTAATCTAGGAGATTAAAAATATGACTAGGACCCTTTTATGAATATTTCCAATTAATATTTAACATGTAAAGCTTGTCCATTCTTGTTATAAGAAGGATTATTTACTCTTGAAAGGTGGTTTTATATAACTTTTATTATGTACTGATTTTGAAAGTTTCCAACTGTTGCTCTGATCAGAGCAATAAGTGATTCAGGGGCAGGAGTTGGGGAGGGAAAATGTTCCTTTATTCCATTAAGTGTTCTCTTCTTTAGGGGCTGTTTCCTAGGCTGTAGCTGGACCTGCGGGCAAAGTCAGCTACGGCTATAACTCTGTCCAGCTGTTTGGTGGGCTACAACTCATTTAGTGCGGTAACTCGAGCTGCTAAAAGGATGCAGCTCATCATGAAATGGACGGTCCAAACTgtccaaatatttttaaaatttatacattttttttttttaatgcccgCATGGTTAAGATAGATGACATCCAATTATGTACAGCATCCTACGATACTTTGGCAACTTGACCTGTGATCAAAATGATTGGGAGTTGAGCTAAAGCAGCTCAACGTGCATATCGGCATCTTAGATATGTTGGTAAGATATCGAGACTCTGCTTTCCAAACCTTGATCCTTCTCTCATACCTGCAGATGCCTCTTCTTCTCCTTGCCGTTGTAGACGGGGGCACCAACTCTTTCAAGTATCTTGTCCATGCCTTCACCTTTGGCTGCCTCCTCACCTCAACCTCTACATGGAGACCATCCTCCTTGGCCATAGCCATGATGCCAATGGCTGCTCCCCCATTATTGAACTCCCAGGCCCTCACTGCTCTCTGTTACCTGCACCTGTGCGATTGTCACCTCTGCATTTGAGACAGCCCCAACAAAGCTCTCCTCTCTCGGGCTTAAGGTCAAGTTTCTTACCAGTGAGGTGAGGGCTTCCATCAATTCCTTGCGGCCTTCAGGAAATATGTAAGACTTTGGTGGTGTGTGATTTCATGAAGGGGAAGAAATGGGAAGTCCAGATGTAACAGCCCATTGAGAATGGTGATCCACTCGCTGCCATATTGGGTAAAGAAGAGAATGGGAACAACTTGTTGATTCCATAAGGGGGAAGAGATCTAGAAGAGAATTCTAGTCATAGGATAGCAATGGCAACAACTGGGGTTTTCAGGAGGCCTTTTCATGATGGGATTTTTATCAAAAGAAGATGAGATGAGATAAACAGTCGTGGaatgcaggaaaaaaaaaaaaggagctctACGACTAACTGGTAGGCTTTCCACTCCTCTTCAGGTGTGATAATATCTTTTACAAATTTgaccaagcaaaagaaaagtcgcTATGGCAACTTTAGTTGTACCCAGCCAAACGGAATATAAAAAATTACATGCAAGTTGAATTGCTGCAGTTCTAGCCACATGTGGCTCTACCAGCAGTGCCTCTTCAACTGCAGAGAGCCAAACAAACGGCTCTTTAATGGAGAAGATTTGTGAAATGCTAAACTTGGAATGAAATAGGGTCATTATTAGGAGATTAGAgtgctttcttttcttttgagtctaaatctttttctatttttaagtAGTTGAAAAGAAATTGACCTGAAGGAAGACCAGTTTGGGATGACCCACAAGAGCATAGATTGGTCTAAGTGGCGAGGGAAATTAGAGATTAGGCAAATATGTTACGTTGCTGTCCTGTCACAGAAAATAGAGTAGAAGAAGTGTTTTGATGAATGTGAATGACCTGGCTGGTTTCTATAATTGCATATAACTTTGGAAGGCTCCAAAGGATGTTGGGAAACTAAATTTGAAGTTTGCAAAGGGTTCCAAGTGAGTTCATGTCTTATAACAGAAATTATGTTCATGCAGAAATTACAGGAAAAGTAAGGTTTAGGATAGTGAAAATAGGGATGCTATCAAAATGAATAGGAGACAATAGAAGAGAATAAGAAAGACTAAaaagagggtttttttttttttggttcatacgTGTGCACGCACGCACACACGCGCGTGCACGCACACACactcacagagagagagagagagagagagagagagagagaggagggcagGTCTGCCAGGGGGAACACTTTCTCAATTAAAAACTCACATGCAGCTCAATTCAAGGCTCCCCACTTTGGCTTTCCTAAACCTAAGTCGATTaacccaataaattttgaaaaaataaattggGGATTGAGTGACTTGTTGATCAAGAAGCTTAAGGGCTAAGAGAAATACACAAGCAACATAAAAACCCAAGTTACTTAAGTAGCCAcataaataaaattctaattaaagACGAGAGATACAGTCATACagatttattacatgaaaaaaaatttggactGTCCGATTGATGTGCCCGCATCTCCTCGATGCTCCTTGcaattgatctgggcttgaatcATCTGGCTCGTGATCTAGGCCCTTAGCTTGATCATGACTCCAATACTACCATTGAAATATTTAAGTAAAATTGGTGTTAAGAACTGAAGTGCATTATGCTTTGCATGAAGTAATGCTGTTTTTGGCTCAAATGTGACCTAAAAACAGacatcaattttatttatttcaatcagctttattgaaataaatttagattattctaGTCCAACTGGTACTCATTGGACATGTGTCAGGCTCTTTCTACACTAAACTTGATCATATCTTCAttcttatttctttctattttataattaatatttattatattaggaGCCTTAAGGTGcaagatttaatttatttagaagACCATTCTTTTACCTTATTAGTGCATAAATTTTATGGGGTTGTAATTATTATCCACACGGCCATATTTACAATGTGCTCCCTTGTGCATGTGCTTGTGATTTGGAGAGGATAGAGAAGTAGGTGCAGGGTGGGGAGGGGGGTTTGCAGGTTGCAGcacaataagattttttttttttttttttttttttttgaagtggtTGATCGCATAAGATTTCCATTTTAGTCTAGTTTTACTTATTAAACACTAAAATATCCCC
Proteins encoded in this region:
- the LOC105059889 gene encoding uncharacterized protein, whose protein sequence is MAFFLPKISSSPLLPHPCASQNTPPRPFLSSSPLTNLEPPPLRDATREKPPALHGKPPAALHETRKKSEKNSDKDEFYLNLGLAVRTLRDDLPSLFSKDLNYDIYRDDITFIDPLNTFHGIENYKLIFWALRLHGRILFREIGLKISRVWQLSENMILIRWELQGVPRVPWEARGRFQGTSRYRLDRNGKIYEHKVDNLAFNFPRVAVRTVTVMDLVAGTCPPSPNLTFLGEEVEGSGVLRPCSWMKLYQAVRGTLEQEEQGLFGIGIEGFVTCS